A stretch of the Lactuca sativa cultivar Salinas chromosome 9, Lsat_Salinas_v11, whole genome shotgun sequence genome encodes the following:
- the LOC128129207 gene encoding flocculation protein FLO11-like, translating into MKKVQRSESALGEIFPESGKVSVRISKLFEEYIQLFDEPEKAKHSEAKAVDKKIDNLKKIIDEAAKEMESEPPKPTVGQSSNDSPNNDSMFKGETSLAPKTTEMSFEGENPILSPTHKGPSEGEHTTPNPPNNSQIEGEIPTPTEDENSDPDTSYTSLVEGEKENKNDEDDQSELEEEVNVELDPAYDPNYPPLVKWTKDHPKTQIIGESSEKIPVMKDAIVASVATFHTKKIIIYDPTKFPHNESIPETVYSYVSAESKVLAEYRKIPPKKLRVLSSDQQATLDAMEKPGNQGKRATTMKGTTEDDKSKSRKRKYEKGDSSNPKKIKKMAKKSKSPSPSRSENDEEDEEEEIHHVSPRGNIPPRSPTPTESLHVKLPTPPPSPKRTVLILVAPAPPPTTSQTTTSIPPPPPVTTIPISTTPIPPHIISQSTSTTIPEPTVGVNPDKLLHANKSYIVVVLKAFLDTALEQYTESIEKSTKAANESTSSCKKATTDVVEIVHSTQIFLESLKGHVETSTTKVNASVDSLSKSLQAEKTMFEAVRSSIQAENTSLISSVNSRLESLHADLAKESQASIIEVQKVQLAQAEKEISLLKTERAVFRSCVEDVKDMLTSILGAHDPILTLTIRNHLTSKILPALALLHEMKGVSERLISPKQGGEGSQLKVIVKTETESPQPKVKVTTEPKGNEASSSGSQDKKKGIDDDSDDEEEDTIAEALKRKKNRELDETLKIAREAEEWERRNKEEKEALNYKKALFPLWTKETLINEAIEFPSIY; encoded by the exons atgaagaaagttcaaaggAGCGAAAGTGCCTTGGGGGAAATATTTCCTGAATCAGGAAAAGTCTCGGTTCGAATATCCAAGTTGTTTGAAGAGTACATTcagctatttgatgaaccagagaaagcaaaACACTCAGAAGCGAAAGCAGTAGACAAGAAAATCGACAATCTCAAAAAGATCATAGATGAAGCTGCCAAAGAAATGGAAAGTGAACCTCCTAAACCGACAGTTGGTCAATCCTCCAATGACTCTCCAAACAACGACTCAATGTTCAAGGGGGAGACTTCATTAGCACCAAAGACAACCGAAATGtcttttgagggggagaatcctatTCTATCCCCAACTCATAAAGGTCCAAGCGAGGGGGAGCATACAACACCAAACCCACCAAATAATAGTCAAATCGAGGGGGAGATTCCGACTCCCACAGAGGATGAAAACTCTGATCCTGACACAAGTTATACTTCGctagtcgagggggagaaagagaATAAAAATGACGAAGATGATCAATCAGAACTTGAAGAGGAAGTAAATGTAGAGTTGGATCCAGCCTAtgacccaaattatcctccttTAGTGAaatggaccaaggatcatccCAAAACACAAATCATTGGTGAATCATCTGAGAAA ATTCCGGTAATGAAGGATGCCATAGTCGCTTCTGTGGCTACGTTTCACACCAAGAAGATCATTATTTATGATCCTACAAAGTTCCCTCACAATGAATCTATACCTGAGACAGTGTATAGCTATGTCTCAGCCGAGAGTAAGGTCTTGGCTGAATATCGCAAGATTCCTCCCAAGAAACTGAGAGTCTTATCTTCTGATCAACAGGCTACCTTGGATGCTATGGAGAAGCCTGGAAATCAAGGAAAAAGGGCTACTACCATGAAAGGGACAACCGAGGATGATAAGTCTAAGTCAAGGAAGCGAAAGTATGAGAAAGGGGATTCTTCTAATCCAAAGAAGATTAAGAAGATGGCGAAGAAATCCAAGAGTCCCTCTCCTTCTAGATCAGAAAatgatgaggaggatgaagaagaggaaaTTCATCATGTATCACCGAGAGGTAACATTCCTCCCCGATCCCCCACTCCAACCGAATCTCTTCATGTCAAACTTCCAACACCACCTCCATCACCAAAACGGACAGTTCTTATTTTAGTTGCTCCTGCTCCCCCACCTACCACATCTCAAACAACAACTTCtattccaccaccaccacccgttaCTACCATTCCCATTTCTACAACTCCAATCCCTCCTCATATTATTTCCCAATCAACTTCCACTACTATTCCAGAACCGACAGTAGGAGTCAAC CCTGACAAACTGCTTCATGCCAACAAGTCCTACATTGTTGTTGTGCTCAAAGCTTTCTTGGATACCGCTCTAGAGCAATACACAGAGTCGATTGAGAAATCCACAAAGGCTGCTAACGAGTCTACTTCTTCTTGCAAGAAGGCCACTACTGATGTTGTAGAAATTGTTCACAGTACTCAGATCTTTCTTGAGTCACTCAAAGGGCATGTTGAGACCAGTACAACCAAGGTGAATGCCTCTGTGGATTCCTTATCCAAATCCCTTCAAGCGGAGAAAACAATGTTTGAGGCTGTTCGTTCTTCCATACAAGCAGAGAACACTTCACTTATCAGTTCTGTAAATTCTCGGCTTGAATCTCTTCACGCTGATTTAGCAAAGGAGAGCCAAGCCTCCATAATTGAAGTACAGAAGGTGCAGCTTGCTCAAGCTGAAAAGGAAATTTCCTTATTGAAGACGGAGAGGGCTGTCTTTCGTAGCTGTGTTGAGGATGTCAAGGATATGCTAACCAGTATCCTTGGTGCTCATGATCCTATCCTTACTTTGACTATAAGGAATCATCTCACTTCAAAAATTCTTCCTGCCCTTGCATTGTTACACGAGATGAAGGGTGTTTCGGAGAGACTCATatctccaaaacaagggggagaaggttcTCAACTGAAGGTTATTGTGAAAACCGAAACTGAATCACCCCAACCGAAAGTCAAAGTTACAAccgaaccgaagggtaatgaagcttcgagTTCTGGTTCTCAAGATAAAAAGAAGGGGATTGATGATGATAGTGATGACGAAGAAGAAGACACTATTGCTGAGGCTCTTAAGAGAAAGAAGAACAGAGAGTTGGATGAAACCTTGAAAATTGCAAGGGAGGCTGAGGAATGGGAAAGGAGGAATAAGGAAGAAAAAGAAGCCTTAAACTACAAGAAGGCCTTGTTTCCCCTTTGGACAAAAGAAACACTTATCAATGAGGCAATAGAGTTTCCAAGCATCTACTAG